The following proteins are encoded in a genomic region of Leptospira wolbachii serovar Codice str. CDC:
- a CDS encoding DoxX family protein yields MNQTNTTDRNVFQTTLRILLGAFLVFAGTGHLTWHRTEFLAQVPTWLPIDADLVVLLSGVVEISLGLSLIFLRSKQVQVGWIVALFFVMIFPGNISQYVNGISAFGLDTDRARLIRLFFQPVLILWAIWSCGSWQDFRAKSKN; encoded by the coding sequence ATGAATCAAACGAACACAACGGATAGAAATGTCTTTCAAACCACGCTACGGATCCTGCTCGGAGCTTTTTTGGTTTTCGCTGGAACCGGCCACCTAACATGGCATAGGACAGAGTTTTTGGCCCAGGTGCCAACTTGGTTGCCAATTGATGCTGATTTAGTTGTGTTATTGTCGGGGGTGGTGGAAATCAGCTTGGGTTTATCTTTGATTTTTCTTCGCAGCAAACAAGTGCAAGTTGGTTGGATAGTCGCTTTGTTTTTTGTGATGATTTTCCCCGGAAACATATCTCAATATGTGAATGGGATCAGCGCTTTTGGTTTGGATACTGATAGAGCTCGTTTGATACGTTTGTTCTTTCAACCGGTGCTTATACTTTGGGCCATTTGGAGTTGTGGGTCTTGGCAAGACTTTCGTGCGAAGAGTAAAAACTAA
- a CDS encoding CoA-binding protein — MNVADSEIKSLLESYKKITVYGLSNDPSKPSHYVPVYIRDKGWDVVGTYPKEHSVGGFNIYKTLKEVPKEDRKFIDVFRSSDKIPEVIDEILSLGGTEVIWLQLGISHPEAEKKAEEAGIRVVSNRCLIIEHRNYF, encoded by the coding sequence GTAGCAGATTCCGAAATCAAATCCCTTCTTGAATCCTATAAAAAGATAACTGTATACGGACTGAGTAATGATCCTTCCAAACCAAGTCATTATGTTCCTGTTTACATTCGTGATAAAGGATGGGATGTCGTTGGAACTTACCCCAAAGAACACAGTGTCGGTGGATTCAATATTTATAAAACTTTAAAAGAGGTTCCCAAGGAAGACCGGAAATTTATCGATGTCTTTCGAAGTTCTGACAAAATCCCCGAAGTCATAGACGAAATTTTAAGTTTGGGAGGGACTGAAGTGATATGGCTCCAATTGGGGATATCTCATCCAGAAGCTGAAAAAAAAGCGGAGGAGGCAGGAATCCGTGTTGTTTCTAATCGTTGCCTCATCATAGAACATAGAAATTATTTTTGA
- a CDS encoding TonB-dependent receptor: MSSHFENRSHIELPPALPIFSSFQPSFTKNSSLFFIFILCLFSAPLLAQNTEKKPDPVKEGLETSPSVGSKPTEQGIRVTGKKDPRDREILRTPNSISRLNEQDIQDAGINRTNDIDKQVPNFSIIDSGSRNFTYFNIRGMRSIAFSEPAVGLILDGIPLNDNVALNTELYGIENIEVYRGSQATLFGKNFQGGVVEIRTKKPTNVAEGKITFDAGNYKKQETSVYYNAPIIKDKLFFGIAGKTTEREGYLSNVTGFYYPTNRPYEAPVEIYKTHPDGRKGKAGRFRLFFTPNDIFEADLQVSAESFDDGSLNLVNYLGAKSEREKALLQGCVAMPSNCSKLYGTYTNRVNGDRKVYWDYEGKSNVTGNTYSLATTTKLPHANLKTASAVRKMDIDPITADSDFTTIDQNRSIYVEKATTFLNDIFVESKDKNDPFQFKAGIYSSNKITNIDQAREHRSPVYVINDFPGLTAPTREKNLSRLQDRNISFYTHNSYTFAEKFTFTIGARLERQESRLSHTEQAEGISRAGNPLGETFVMSEPYSINNSYNYNVSRFIFDYKPIENLMFFIGFSRGYKNAGYSTVVNIPNRATFKPEINDTIEAGIKSEFFKGKFGLKYTQFYTETQDFHVVRAINLSQYVNLNAELVTIRGYELETFLKPHKDVKLGLSAGYTEGIFNKFHDSVLNRDFNGKWVHFIPKYDIVSYLQYRNEYGMFFRSEFQAVGQMYFAADNTVSSDPYYVINSRIGYETDTLSAYLYMNNINDRYYFTSYIDGTFQAVPGAPKTYGFMLTYKI, encoded by the coding sequence ATGAGTTCCCATTTTGAGAATCGTTCTCACATAGAGTTGCCACCCGCCCTCCCGATTTTCTCCTCATTCCAGCCCTCCTTCACTAAAAACAGCAGTTTGTTTTTTATTTTTATTCTCTGTCTCTTTTCCGCCCCCCTTCTCGCTCAAAACACAGAGAAAAAACCAGACCCCGTAAAAGAAGGACTGGAAACGAGCCCGAGTGTAGGGTCCAAACCTACTGAACAAGGGATCCGTGTTACTGGCAAAAAAGACCCGAGAGATCGGGAGATCCTTCGGACTCCAAATAGTATCAGCCGTTTGAACGAACAAGACATCCAAGACGCTGGTATCAATCGAACCAACGATATCGATAAACAGGTCCCGAATTTTTCCATCATCGATTCGGGATCACGTAACTTTACATATTTTAACATACGAGGGATGCGAAGTATTGCCTTCAGTGAACCGGCTGTGGGTTTAATTTTAGATGGGATTCCTCTGAACGACAATGTAGCGCTTAACACTGAGTTATATGGTATTGAGAATATCGAAGTGTATCGTGGAAGTCAAGCAACCTTGTTTGGAAAAAACTTTCAAGGAGGTGTCGTTGAAATCCGCACTAAAAAACCAACTAATGTTGCTGAAGGGAAAATTACTTTCGATGCCGGAAATTATAAAAAACAAGAAACATCTGTTTATTACAATGCACCCATCATCAAAGATAAATTATTTTTTGGAATCGCAGGTAAAACTACGGAACGAGAAGGATACCTATCAAACGTAACAGGATTTTATTATCCAACCAATCGACCTTATGAAGCTCCTGTAGAAATTTATAAAACCCATCCCGATGGTAGGAAGGGAAAAGCGGGGCGCTTCCGTTTGTTCTTCACTCCGAACGATATCTTTGAGGCTGACTTACAAGTCAGTGCCGAAAGTTTCGATGATGGTTCTCTCAACTTAGTCAATTATTTAGGTGCCAAATCGGAAAGAGAAAAAGCCTTATTACAAGGCTGTGTTGCCATGCCTTCCAACTGTTCCAAGTTATATGGAACATATACAAACAGAGTCAACGGAGATAGAAAAGTCTACTGGGATTATGAAGGGAAAAGTAATGTTACAGGGAATACGTACTCTCTCGCAACGACTACAAAATTGCCTCATGCAAATCTCAAAACAGCATCTGCCGTTCGTAAGATGGACATTGACCCGATCACCGCCGATTCAGATTTTACAACAATAGATCAGAACAGATCCATCTATGTAGAAAAGGCAACAACATTCCTAAACGATATATTTGTCGAATCGAAAGACAAAAATGACCCCTTCCAGTTTAAAGCGGGTATTTATTCATCGAACAAAATAACTAATATAGATCAAGCAAGGGAACATAGATCCCCAGTTTACGTCATAAATGATTTTCCAGGTCTAACTGCACCGACAAGAGAGAAAAATTTATCAAGACTACAAGACCGTAATATTAGTTTTTATACTCATAACAGTTATACATTTGCCGAGAAATTTACGTTTACAATCGGTGCAAGGTTAGAACGACAAGAAAGCCGTCTATCACATACAGAACAAGCAGAGGGCATTTCACGGGCAGGTAATCCACTCGGAGAAACTTTTGTAATGTCTGAACCTTACTCAATTAACAATAGTTACAACTACAATGTTTCTCGTTTTATTTTTGATTACAAACCAATCGAGAATCTAATGTTTTTTATTGGTTTTAGTCGTGGTTATAAAAATGCAGGTTACAGTACAGTCGTCAATATTCCAAACAGAGCCACATTCAAACCTGAAATCAATGATACCATCGAAGCTGGAATCAAATCAGAATTTTTTAAAGGAAAATTTGGATTAAAATACACCCAGTTCTATACAGAAACGCAAGACTTCCATGTGGTCCGAGCAATCAACCTTTCCCAATATGTAAACCTCAATGCAGAACTTGTTACCATCAGAGGATATGAACTCGAAACATTTCTAAAACCACACAAGGATGTGAAACTAGGTCTCTCGGCTGGTTATACCGAAGGAATTTTCAACAAGTTTCATGATTCTGTTCTCAATCGAGATTTTAATGGGAAGTGGGTTCATTTCATTCCTAAATACGATATCGTAAGTTACCTTCAATACAGAAACGAATATGGAATGTTTTTTCGATCTGAATTCCAGGCCGTTGGTCAAATGTATTTTGCAGCAGATAACACGGTATCTAGTGATCCATATTATGTAATCAACTCTAGGATTGGATACGAAACAGATACTCTCTCCGCTTACTTGTATATGAATAATATCAACGATCGGTATTACTTCACTTCTTACATCGATGGGACATTCCAAGCAGTACCTGGTGCTCCCAAGACATACGGATTTATGTTGACTTATAAAATTTAA
- a CDS encoding putative sulfate/molybdate transporter, translating into MLQLSTLRFNRREFAGAFGDIGTDFPLLVAMILAAGLDTPSVFIVFGSMQILTGLVYKMPMPVQPLKAMATLVITGKIAGPIVLGAGIAIGTIMFFLSLFGFLDRLTKLIPKAVVRGLQFGLGVSLCLLACKEYIPAEQTRGYILAAISFIIIVLLLDHKKYPASLFVILLGIIYSVTFHFNLTIIQSNVEVHIPKLFLPDADMILKGFVLLAIPQIPLSLGNSILATKQVSDDLFPDRKPISVKKIGFTYSLMNLISPLFSGIPCCHGAGGMVGHYTFGGRTGGSVVIYGSLYIILGLFFGNGIQNIIKTFPLPMLGVILFFEALSLITLMKDTIQNKREFIIAILTGMIAFGLPYGFLIAMVVGTSIYYSPIALATLSTLGDLQKKTSETVNK; encoded by the coding sequence ATGTTACAGCTTTCAACCTTACGTTTCAACCGCCGGGAATTTGCCGGTGCCTTTGGGGATATTGGAACGGACTTCCCCCTCCTTGTTGCGATGATTCTTGCCGCTGGACTCGACACACCAAGTGTGTTCATTGTGTTCGGATCGATGCAGATATTAACGGGGCTGGTTTATAAAATGCCTATGCCTGTCCAACCACTGAAAGCCATGGCAACTCTAGTCATTACCGGAAAAATTGCAGGGCCCATTGTATTAGGTGCAGGGATTGCCATCGGAACTATCATGTTTTTTCTTTCCTTATTTGGGTTTCTTGATCGCCTAACAAAATTAATTCCCAAAGCGGTGGTTCGAGGGTTACAGTTTGGATTAGGTGTTAGTTTGTGCCTACTAGCTTGTAAGGAATATATCCCGGCCGAACAAACGAGAGGATACATTCTCGCAGCTATCTCTTTTATCATCATAGTGTTGTTACTGGATCACAAAAAATACCCCGCTTCACTTTTTGTCATTTTACTCGGTATTATCTATTCGGTGACCTTCCATTTTAATCTTACGATCATACAAAGTAACGTAGAAGTTCATATTCCAAAATTATTTTTACCAGATGCAGATATGATCCTGAAAGGTTTTGTGTTATTGGCAATTCCCCAAATCCCGCTGTCTTTGGGAAATTCCATCCTTGCCACCAAACAAGTATCTGATGACTTATTTCCAGATAGAAAACCTATCAGCGTCAAAAAAATTGGATTCACTTATTCGCTGATGAATTTGATCTCTCCTCTCTTTAGCGGAATTCCATGTTGTCATGGAGCTGGTGGGATGGTAGGCCATTATACTTTTGGCGGAAGGACAGGAGGTTCTGTGGTGATTTATGGTTCCCTATACATTATTCTTGGGCTTTTTTTTGGGAATGGGATCCAAAACATAATCAAAACATTTCCGCTACCGATGCTTGGTGTGATTCTTTTTTTTGAGGCCCTCTCCCTTATTACCTTAATGAAAGATACAATCCAAAACAAAAGAGAGTTTATTATCGCAATCCTCACAGGCATGATCGCTTTTGGACTTCCTTATGGATTTTTGATTGCGATGGTAGTGGGGACGAGTATCTATTATTCACCAATTGCACTCGCAACATTATCTACATTAGGCGATTTACAAAAAAAGACAAGCGAAACCGTAAATAAATAA
- a CDS encoding PepSY-associated TM helix domain-containing protein, with product MKAKTWYKLHLALGIFGASFLLVLGVTGSLLVYGKEIQSLTGSHSLVVEERRLSLDTLYKQLLTQVPEGSVAGWLVSDLNGQADQVWFHNLEIPSRESVYLINPYNGKVIGKLKEDRSDSLYGFLLVLHYSLFLGGVGYFLTGCIALIYLFLVISGIKLYKRFWISLFRLRWKDSIQILFSDLHKFVGINAVWFHLILAITGGWWSLRDTVILRYPEEKVVHHLWKAEDSINQLLEQTKMEIPGFRLGYVSFPHHSKGEPIGIYGNRFDSSGFESRYGSYVRYDVKSKNIFDKVDMSKERFWNQILDSFRPLHFGTFANHLSKVVWVIGGLTPAILAISGISIFYIKRKNKRRRTQKIPLSSSV from the coding sequence GTGAAGGCAAAAACTTGGTATAAACTGCATCTGGCACTCGGGATCTTTGGTGCGAGTTTCCTTTTGGTTTTGGGTGTGACCGGATCTCTTTTGGTCTATGGGAAGGAAATTCAATCCCTTACAGGCTCACATTCCCTAGTAGTGGAAGAACGTCGGTTGTCCTTGGATACACTATACAAACAATTGTTAACTCAAGTTCCTGAAGGAAGTGTCGCGGGTTGGTTGGTTTCTGACTTAAATGGCCAAGCTGATCAAGTTTGGTTTCATAATTTAGAAATTCCTAGCCGCGAATCTGTCTACTTGATCAATCCATACAATGGTAAAGTCATTGGGAAACTGAAAGAGGATCGCAGTGATAGCCTCTATGGATTTTTATTAGTTTTACATTATAGTCTTTTTCTCGGTGGGGTGGGTTACTTTCTTACAGGATGTATTGCCTTAATCTATTTGTTTTTGGTGATTAGTGGGATCAAACTTTACAAACGATTTTGGATAAGTTTGTTTCGTCTGCGCTGGAAAGACAGTATACAAATTCTATTTTCCGACTTGCACAAGTTTGTTGGTATTAACGCAGTCTGGTTTCATTTGATTCTGGCAATCACTGGCGGATGGTGGAGTTTACGAGATACAGTGATACTTCGATATCCAGAAGAAAAAGTAGTTCACCATTTGTGGAAAGCAGAGGATTCGATCAATCAATTGCTAGAACAAACAAAAATGGAAATTCCTGGATTCCGATTGGGATACGTTTCTTTTCCACACCACTCTAAAGGTGAACCGATTGGAATTTATGGGAATCGTTTTGATTCTTCTGGATTTGAAAGCCGGTACGGTTCCTATGTTCGCTATGATGTGAAATCTAAAAATATATTTGATAAGGTTGATATGTCAAAAGAAAGATTCTGGAATCAAATATTAGATTCATTCCGGCCCCTTCATTTTGGAACCTTTGCCAATCATTTGAGTAAGGTAGTCTGGGTGATCGGGGGTCTTACTCCAGCGATTCTTGCTATTAGTGGAATTAGTATATTTTATATTAAGAGAAAGAATAAAAGAAGAAGAACCCAAAAAATTCCTTTGAGTTCTTCTGTGTAA
- a CDS encoding nitrate reductase — MQIQETYASTCSYCGVGCGVTVHKTGSTEISIEGDKDHPANKGLLCSKGMNLHYTVMDRSDRILYPSYRKDKNLPLSKVSWDNALSGIADKFKKLIQTYGPDSVGFYVSGQLLTEEYYIINKLIKGYIGSNNIDTNSRLCMSSAVVGYKMALGEDSVPIAYEDIELADCFLIAGANPAWCHPILFRRIEAHKKNNPDVKIIVVDPRRTDTCEEADLHLQIHPGTDIYLFHAIAKVLIQNNWIDSEFIQSHTEGIEELKVLLSNFDVESAAITCGIPVSDIHLAASYIGHAKGFLSLWAMGLNQSVVGVNKNLALLNLSLLTGKIGKPGSGPFSLTGQPNAMGGREVGGLSNLLPAHRDLSNANHREEVAKFWGVETEVIQSKPGFTAVEMFENLRTGKMKAVWIICTNPTTSLPDARMVEQGLRAAELVVVQDISMNSAAIPYADYVLPAAGWAEKQGTMTNSDRRVTYLSKIIDPPGEALADTLIIQKFAEKMGFGSSFDYQSEEDVFLEHCALTKNTKIDISGLDYSILKEKRSVQWPYPHKDHGGTPRLFSDHIFYRANGRAKIFDVSPEDTSEKTSDEYPFILTTGRIRDQWHTMTRTGKVQKLMEHKSEPYLEIHPDDAKRMDLMDGAIAEVSNERGVARVRTKITDSIKQGTVFLPMHWGKKNKNDESRANNLTSKSYDPFSKQPGFKISAVQVKPYTKEKEKILIIGGGNSTHAFIKNYKDLAPDDEITVICKEENPLYNRILLPDFISGEKEFHELSSADSEEVVSWNINLHTSTSVTEILPEAKIVKDSFGNSHSYNKLILATGSSPQIPKSITPDMVGVFSLRAKTDADRIKGFFVPDSHALIVGGGLLGLELAAALKSLNVKVTVLVRTDRLMSKQLDVVACDILKEEILNRGIEILFNSEIAKVNGYGRITNVELKDGRKLHPDGIVYAMGTSPNLHLAKGLGFELGEGIKVNEFLQTSDPDIYAIGEVAEHVSGVYGTVLAAEEQAKVAASHIFGYKYKTYSGSLHSNLLKIPGLELVSLRLPGVSFENLSDEYEEIVFLDRKRRRYKKCIVKGDKLVGAILIGDKTEFVEYKNLIASGVELGDKRGKLLSGGTTAKPPKGALVCSCNSVGRGNIEEEFKKGSCNLESIMTSTGAGTGCGSCRLEVNKIIREMVSLT; from the coding sequence GTGCAGATCCAAGAAACCTATGCATCGACTTGTTCCTATTGTGGGGTTGGTTGTGGAGTTACCGTTCACAAAACTGGCTCTACAGAGATTTCTATTGAAGGGGACAAAGACCATCCAGCGAACAAGGGACTTTTGTGTTCGAAAGGGATGAATTTGCACTATACGGTGATGGATAGAAGTGATCGTATCCTCTATCCTTCTTATCGAAAAGATAAAAATCTTCCACTATCGAAAGTTAGTTGGGATAATGCATTATCTGGAATCGCCGATAAATTCAAAAAATTGATTCAAACTTATGGGCCGGACTCTGTTGGGTTCTATGTTTCTGGCCAACTCCTCACTGAAGAATACTATATTATTAATAAACTCATCAAAGGATATATTGGTAGCAATAATATTGATACCAACTCAAGGCTCTGTATGAGTTCGGCTGTTGTGGGATACAAAATGGCTTTGGGTGAAGACAGTGTGCCGATTGCTTACGAAGACATTGAACTTGCGGATTGTTTCCTGATTGCCGGTGCTAATCCCGCTTGGTGTCATCCCATTTTGTTTCGTAGGATTGAAGCTCATAAAAAAAACAATCCCGATGTAAAGATCATTGTTGTGGATCCACGAAGGACGGACACTTGTGAGGAAGCAGATCTACATTTACAAATCCATCCAGGAACCGATATTTATCTTTTCCATGCAATCGCCAAGGTTCTAATCCAAAACAATTGGATCGATTCTGAATTCATCCAATCCCATACAGAAGGTATTGAAGAATTAAAAGTACTTTTATCAAACTTCGATGTAGAATCTGCTGCAATCACTTGTGGAATTCCTGTAAGCGACATTCATTTGGCGGCCTCATACATTGGTCATGCGAAAGGTTTTTTATCTTTATGGGCGATGGGACTCAACCAAAGTGTGGTGGGTGTCAACAAAAACCTGGCTCTTCTCAACTTATCTTTGTTAACTGGAAAAATTGGAAAACCAGGAAGTGGTCCTTTTTCGCTTACCGGACAACCCAATGCCATGGGCGGAAGGGAAGTCGGTGGACTATCAAATTTGTTACCAGCACACCGTGATTTAAGTAATGCAAATCATAGAGAGGAAGTGGCGAAGTTTTGGGGAGTCGAAACCGAAGTCATCCAAAGTAAACCTGGTTTTACTGCAGTAGAGATGTTTGAAAACCTTCGCACTGGAAAGATGAAGGCCGTGTGGATTATTTGTACAAATCCAACGACAAGTTTACCCGATGCTCGCATGGTAGAACAAGGGTTACGTGCCGCAGAACTTGTGGTAGTGCAGGATATATCGATGAATTCCGCTGCCATTCCTTATGCGGATTATGTTCTTCCTGCAGCTGGGTGGGCAGAAAAACAAGGAACCATGACCAATTCCGACCGTCGTGTCACTTATCTATCTAAAATCATTGATCCACCGGGTGAGGCACTCGCTGATACTCTTATCATTCAAAAATTTGCCGAGAAGATGGGTTTTGGTTCTTCCTTTGATTATCAGTCGGAAGAAGATGTTTTCTTAGAACATTGTGCACTAACAAAAAATACTAAAATTGATATCAGTGGACTTGATTATTCCATTCTAAAGGAAAAACGTTCTGTGCAGTGGCCTTATCCTCATAAGGATCACGGAGGAACACCTCGTTTATTTTCGGATCATATCTTTTATCGTGCCAATGGAAGAGCAAAGATCTTTGATGTGTCTCCCGAAGACACTTCAGAAAAAACATCAGATGAGTATCCCTTTATTTTAACCACAGGTCGTATCCGCGACCAGTGGCATACCATGACCCGAACGGGCAAAGTGCAAAAACTCATGGAACACAAATCGGAACCATATTTGGAAATCCATCCAGACGATGCAAAACGAATGGACCTTATGGATGGTGCTATTGCTGAAGTTTCGAATGAAAGAGGTGTGGCACGTGTGCGCACTAAAATCACGGATTCAATCAAACAAGGGACAGTTTTTTTACCCATGCATTGGGGGAAAAAAAATAAAAACGATGAGTCGCGAGCAAACAACCTAACAAGTAAAAGTTATGATCCTTTTTCCAAACAACCAGGTTTTAAAATCTCGGCAGTGCAAGTAAAACCATATACCAAAGAAAAAGAAAAGATTCTAATCATTGGTGGAGGGAATAGTACACATGCATTTATAAAAAATTATAAAGACTTAGCTCCCGATGATGAAATCACAGTGATTTGTAAGGAAGAGAATCCTTTATACAACCGTATCCTGCTACCTGATTTTATTAGTGGTGAAAAAGAATTTCATGAACTCTCGAGTGCGGATTCAGAAGAAGTAGTCTCGTGGAATATCAATCTTCATACTTCTACCTCGGTTACTGAAATTTTACCAGAAGCAAAGATTGTCAAAGATTCCTTTGGTAATTCGCACTCGTATAACAAACTAATCCTTGCTACAGGAAGTTCTCCGCAAATCCCTAAATCCATAACACCCGATATGGTGGGAGTTTTTAGTTTGCGTGCGAAAACCGATGCGGACAGAATCAAAGGTTTTTTTGTTCCAGATTCCCATGCCCTGATTGTAGGTGGTGGCCTTCTTGGTTTGGAACTAGCCGCAGCCCTAAAGTCTTTAAATGTCAAAGTCACCGTCCTTGTAAGGACGGATCGTTTGATGTCCAAACAATTGGATGTGGTGGCTTGTGATATCTTAAAAGAAGAGATTTTAAATAGAGGAATCGAAATACTTTTTAATTCAGAAATTGCAAAAGTCAATGGATACGGCCGCATCACCAATGTAGAGTTAAAAGATGGGCGTAAACTTCATCCAGATGGAATTGTTTATGCCATGGGAACAAGCCCCAATTTGCATTTGGCAAAGGGACTCGGGTTTGAATTAGGTGAGGGAATTAAGGTAAATGAATTTTTACAAACGAGTGATCCAGATATTTACGCCATTGGAGAGGTTGCAGAACATGTTAGTGGCGTATATGGAACGGTTCTCGCGGCAGAGGAACAAGCGAAAGTCGCCGCCTCACATATATTTGGTTATAAATACAAAACATACTCCGGATCTTTACATTCCAATCTTTTGAAAATACCTGGGCTTGAGTTGGTATCACTCCGGCTTCCGGGTGTTTCTTTTGAAAATTTATCTGATGAATACGAAGAGATTGTTTTTTTAGATCGGAAGAGAAGACGTTATAAAAAATGTATTGTGAAGGGTGATAAGCTCGTCGGCGCCATTCTTATCGGAGACAAAACAGAATTTGTCGAATATAAGAACTTAATTGCAAGTGGAGTAGAACTTGGTGATAAAAGAGGAAAGTTACTCTCCGGCGGAACAACCGCCAAACCACCAAAAGGTGCTCTTGTCTGTTCCTGTAATAGTGTGGGCCGGGGAAATATCGAAGAAGAATTTAAAAAAGGCTCTTGCAATTTAGAATCCATTATGACATCAACCGGTGCTGGCACTGGATGTGGAAGTTGTCGTCTTGAAGTGAATAAAATCATTCGAGAAATGGTGAGTCTTACATAA
- a CDS encoding LIC_11695 family lipoprotein: MKTKLKTLLTLITIGFTVFQCDLFDPKSKVSNDDLVAMLGLQQIYANSLSEGQKLGLNIAYSHRFSIKNGPHLFCREYSTAYLEKQAEWEKNMEQTYTTIGNAIGIQIVVEKFNGPCSISDKISACHYDGVDGINDLIPYAYTTEGEHKYLIPANIYYGVTDLKNAKEACERFKGTYVCYDPSKCWQ; this comes from the coding sequence ATGAAAACAAAACTAAAAACCCTTCTCACCCTAATAACCATTGGTTTCACCGTATTCCAATGTGATCTTTTTGATCCCAAATCCAAGGTATCAAACGATGATTTGGTAGCAATGTTGGGCTTACAACAGATTTACGCAAATAGTTTGAGCGAGGGTCAAAAACTTGGTCTTAACATTGCGTATAGCCATCGTTTTAGCATAAAAAACGGTCCGCATCTTTTTTGTAGGGAATACTCAACAGCTTATCTAGAAAAACAAGCTGAATGGGAAAAAAACATGGAACAAACATATACAACTATTGGAAACGCAATTGGAATTCAGATTGTTGTGGAAAAGTTTAATGGCCCATGTTCCATCAGCGACAAAATTAGTGCCTGCCATTATGACGGTGTTGACGGAATCAATGACCTAATCCCTTACGCATACACTACAGAAGGAGAACACAAGTATCTAATTCCTGCGAACATTTATTATGGAGTAACGGATTTAAAGAATGCTAAAGAAGCTTGTGAAAGATTCAAAGGAACTTACGTTTGTTACGATCCAAGTAAATGTTGGCAATAA